The genomic interval aaaaaaatccacagaggGTTCAATACATCAGTgaattaaacaggaaaaaaaaaaaagagagactgaatccaagaaatataaagatgatataacattaggaaaaaaactgCCTACAATATAACCACATTaacagataaaattttaaaaagcgtTTGACCATGTAcacaaatgcagaaaaagcttttgaaaaattcaCAACAAATGCATAATACTGTCGAGCAAACTAACATTAGAAGAgaactttcattttctaaaatctaCAGAAAACGAACTGAAATATGAAATTCGAAATGTTAGGAATattaaaaagatagaaattatctgtaAATATGATCATCATTTTAGCaaattcaaaggaaaaagccACGGATTATTCAAAGGAATAAGTGACTTCAGAAAGTTGGTGTATAGGTATATATAGATAACTATAGTAAAACAAAGAGCCTTGCATACAAAGCAGCAATTATTAGAACAGGTATATATTCGTTATAAATGACAGTCAAAaattgaaatgaatttcactaCACTGTGCAATGTTAGATAAGATCAAAAGACCTAGGTTTCACAAAATTGTGCAGATCTGCCCCTTCCCCGTAGAAAGTAGATCTTATGAACAGAAAGTTCCCCAAAGTCTGTTTGACGAGCGACGAGATCCCATCATCAATACGCATTTTCTCCGACAGCTCAGAACTCGTCCCGGTCCCCCTACCTTGAGCTGCAGCTCCTCCATCACACATCACATCGGTGACGCGGAGCCGTTGCCTGCAAGGTTTAAGTTAAGAAACTGTCCAGAGCTTACAGGGAGGTTTTACTTCGGAAGGCGCCTTTAATCAATGCACCAGGAGCCAAAAGGAAGCCCTAACTCTGCAACGAAGGCTTTGGGTACCACCCACACCAGATCAGAGAGGGCATCACAGAGTCAAGCCCCACCTCGGCTGCAGCCCTGGGACGCGCCAGGCAGGGGTACCCGGATGTGTCGCACACTGACTTCCGTCTCTGCAACCTAGGAAACGAGAAGTGGTCTGGGAGAAGCAGCGGCATCAGTTCGGCAGAGGGAGGAATCCAGGTTCTACCAGGCGTAAGGTAAGGAAAGTGAGTAAGGTTTGAGGGACCCCCTAACCAAAAAGATAGAAGGCCCCTTAGTCCTGCCCTGCCATCGGCCCTGGCAGGTTCCAAGCAGGGATCACCGAATCTATTGCCCTCGGAATTCTCCTTTTAGGAACTCAGAAAAATGGTAACACTGGACCAGGGTGTTGGCACCAAGCCAGCAGAGAGAGGTCTCCAGGGCCTCTCAGGAGTAAATGAAGAGCCTAATGTGAGATCGGCCGAACTCTCCCTCCCGGCTCCAAGAGGCGTCCCACCCACCCCgacctccccacacccccacccccgacccccgaCCCCCCTACTCCTCCACCCCCACGacccccactccaccccaccccacccccagctctctgCCCCTGCAGTCAGCCCTGGGCGACCCCAGGCACGGGTGGCTGGAACAGGCACACCTGATGTCCAGTCTGGCTGCTCCAGCAGGTGAAGATATTCGACCAGGGTGTCTGCCTCAGGCCAGCAGAGGAAGGAGTACCAGGCTCTGCCAGGAATCAATAGATGCCCCTATTTGTGTTCTTAGAGAAACCGCCTCCCCAGAACAGTGGAGGCACTACGGAACCCTGCCCCTATGGCCAGCCCTGTGAGGCCCCTGGCCGGGCTGTAAAGCCCATGCGCTTCCTGCTTCCCCCTTTGGTGAGGtagggggtggagtgggggagAAGGGGGTTATATAAGAGCCTTAGTCTAATGCTAGATGAATCAGGTTAGCAGAAAGGACTCCTAGTGGTGGCTTTGAGTTAAGTTTATAACTTTGAGCAAGGACTGAAGGGAATTCCTCCCTCAAGACAAAaggggctgcacagagcactACCCCTATTAGAAACCCTGGTGTCCAGCTAAGCAGGGCTGTCACTTTATCCTCAGTAGTAACAGGGAGATGAGGGCCATATTAGAAGGAAGTGACCCAGCTAAGCCCTTCTCGAAGTCAAAGTGAGAACTGGGGGAGGGGGGTACAGAGAGTTAGGCCCTTCCTCtgtggtcagtcctgggacagcctGCAGAGGTCTGGCATACTGAGTCTGTGCCCCATCTCCCACTGCATATTCCAGGATATCAAGTGGATGAGAGCCTTGGTCTGATAGTTACAGGTCTCAAGTCTGCAGAAGGGAGGACACCAGTTAGCCAAGGGGAGGAACCACAATAAGGAATTTGAGGATTGAGAGGACTACCCATCACAGAATAGAAGGTGTTTCACAGAGCCCTACATGTGATGTCACATCCTTGGCAAGGGTGCCTGGTGAAGATATATTAAACTAAGAACTCCCTAAATTCCTCCTAGGACTTTCAGGGATGTGAGGGCCTTGCTCCAAAAGGACAGGTCTAAGGTCAGCCAAGGGAGAAGTTCCAGGCCCTGCAAGAAACCAAGGTGAGGACTCTGAGTGAGGAGTGAGAATCCTAATTATCCGAGAATGGAGAGGGTCCCACATAACTCTTTCATTGCTGTCATCCCAGGGTGTCCCAGGGCAAATGTGCTCAGATGAGGTTCCCTTTCAGTTCCTCCTCCAGGATGTCAGGCATGTGAGGGGTTTGGAATGAGGGGTTAGCATCAAAGCAGCTGAGCAGAGGACCTCAGGTCCTGCCAGAAGTCAAGGTAATGGCCCTCAATGTGAACTGAAAGAAACAGCTGCTACTGCAGAACCAGGGAGGCTCTACAGGGCCTGGACTTGTCAGTCCCTGTATCAGATCCAGTAAGACCCAGGTAGGGCTGGAGAGCTGCAGCCTAGGGTGAACTCTAGTCACTTCCACAGAGTCCTCGGGAAAGGCTGATCAAGGAAGTGGAGCTTTACGGGTTCCTAGAGCAGTGCCCTCAAGGAAACCTGAAGTGATGACCATTGATAAAGCCCAAAGTGGTATCTCCTTGCTAAAGAGTGTAACACCATTTCATCCTCTTTCCTCCAGATCACTGAACTTGTCTACCCTCTTTCCCACACCCCCACCTGCTGCCAGTCATCATGCCTCGGGGCCAAAAGAGTAAGCTTCGTGCCCGCGAAAAACGCCGCCAGGCTCGAGAGGAGCCCactgacccagtggatgctcctGCCACTGCACCAACAGAAGAGTCCCATTCTTTGCCATCGCCTCATTTCAAAGATGTGCCCTGGAGCCCACCTGCCACTGGAACACCCAGCAGTCTTCAGGTGTCTGCCACCACTTTAGCTGCAGCTGTTTCAAACATAAGATTTAATGAAGGTGCCAACAATCAAGGCGAGGAAATGCCAAATGCCTCACAGGCCCAGGATACCACTGAGCACTGGCCCCAATGCCCTATAGATAAGAAGGTTGCTATGTTGGTGTACTACCTGCTGTACAAGTATCAAGTGAAAGAGCCCATTACCAAGGCAGATATGCTGAGAAATGTAATCCAGATGTACAAGAATCACTTCTGTGAGATCCTCAGGAAAGCCTCTGAGCATTTGGAGCTGGTCTTTGGCCTTGACGTGAAGGAAGTGGATCCCAACAGGAATACTTATGTCCTTGTCAACAAACTGGAACCAAGCTATGATGAGAAGCTGAGTGATGACAGAGAAATTCCCAAGACCGGTCTGCTGATGACTGTTCTGGGCGTGATCTTCACGAAGGGCAACTGCGCCACTGAGGAGCAAGTCTGGGAAGTGCTGAATATGATGGGTGTATATGCTGGGAGGAAGAACTTCATCTATGGGGAGCCGAGGAAGCTCATCACTGAAGATTTGGTGCAGGAAAATTACCTGGAGTACCGCCAGGTGCCCGAGAGTGATCCTCCCCGCTATGAGTTCCTGTGGGGTCCAAGAGCCCATGCTGAAACCAGCAAGATGAAAGTGCTGGAGTTTGTGGCCAAGATCAATGATACGATCCCCAGTGCCTTCCCATCCTTGTATGAAGAGGCTTTGAGAGATGAGGAAGAGAGAGCCCGAGCAAGAGCTGCAGCCAAGGCTCGTACCGCTGCCATGGCCAATGTGCACTCCGGGGCCATGACAAGCAGCTTTTCCTGCCCTAAGTGAAGGCTGAAGTAGATTATTTACTACGTGTTTGAAGAGAACAGATAACGTTCTAATTAGTGGAAGTttgaggtggggctggagaaaaCAGTGTTCGTGTTCCTG from Vicugna pacos chromosome X, VicPac4, whole genome shotgun sequence carries:
- the LOC116278245 gene encoding melanoma-associated antigen B10-like, with translation MPRGQKSKLRAREKRRQAREEPTDPVDAPATAPTEESHSLPSPHFKDVPWSPPATGTPSSLQVSATTLAAAVSNIRFNEGANNQGEEMPNASQAQDTTEHWPQCPIDKKVAMLVYYLLYKYQVKEPITKADMLRNVIQMYKNHFCEILRKASEHLELVFGLDVKEVDPNRNTYVLVNKLEPSYDEKLSDDREIPKTGLLMTVLGVIFTKGNCATEEQVWEVLNMMGVYAGRKNFIYGEPRKLITEDLVQENYLEYRQVPESDPPRYEFLWGPRAHAETSKMKVLEFVAKINDTIPSAFPSLYEEALRDEEERARARAAAKARTAAMANVHSGAMTSSFSCPK